The Sinorhizobium fredii genome contains the following window.
TCGTCCGCTCAGCGCCCGGCCGATCACCTCCTCGCTGTGACCGGTTCCATAGGCATCGGCCGTGTCGATCAGCGATGCACCCATTTCGAGCCCGAGGCGGAGGGCACGGATCGACTGTTCGTCGTCGACCTCGCCCCAGCCATCCGGCTTTCCGTTGAGCGTGAAAAAGCCCCCGATCGCCCAGCCGCCCAGGCCGATAGCCGCGGCCGAAAGGCCGGACCGGCCCAATTGTCTGCGTAGAGTCGCGGGCATGTCGGTGGCAAGCATGGTATTCTCCTCACGATGCGGTGCTCATCAACCATGTCATCGCAAACCGGCGATCAGAAGCCCGAATTCCGCAGGATGTTTTTCAACAATGAGAAACGTCATTGACGAGTGGGAGGATCACGTGGGCGAGCGAGCCGTCAGAGAAGTGCCCTGAAAACGAGCCCTCGGGCCTCATCGCCGAAAGACGTAAACCGCACCTCCGGCGTCGTCGGAGACGAGGACGGAACCGTCCGGCGCCTCCTTGACATCGACCGGCCGGCCGACGTCCCTTAGAAAGGTCGTCGCCGAGACCGGCCGTCCGCCCCGGAAGCGCAGCCGCACGACCTGATAGCCGACCGGCACGGACCTGTCCCAACTGCCGTGCTGGGCGACCAGCGCGTCGCCGCCGAGGCTGCGGAAGAAGTGGATTCCCAGGGCTGCGACATGAGCCTGGAAATTGAAGACGGGCGCGATCTGACGGGCGGGCGGCGTCGCGTCCTCAAATCCTGTGAGACGGATTTGGCCGCCGAAATAGGGGAAGCCGTAGAAGCCGCCCGGCCGAAGCGCATTCAACTCGTCGGGCGGGACGTCGTCGCCCATCCGGTCGGCACCATTGTCGGTGAAGAACATGGTGCCGCCTCGCCAGTCGAAGCCGACAGAGTTGCGAACGCCCCAGGCGACGCGTCGAAGGTCCGACCCGTCCTGGTTCATGCTGACGATCGTTCCCTGCAGCCCGCGCGGCGAGCAGATGTTGCAGGGCGATCCAAACGATACATACAGCCGGGCATCGGGGCCGACTGCGATGTAGCGATAACTGTGGGCGCCCGAATTCGGCAGGTCTCGGCGAATATCGCGCCGGCCGCTCAGAGCGCCGCCGCGCCCGATATCGAAAACGGTGATGCTGTCCCTCGAGGCGACGAACAGGCGGCCGCGGGAACACGCGACGCCGTTCGGAGCGGAGAACCCGGACGCCACCCGCCGGGCGCGGCCCCCGGATAACGGCACGGCATAGACCGAGGACCCCTTGGTACCGACAAACAACGTGTCGCCGCAGACCGCCATTTCGCGCGCGGCGGGGACGCGGGCAAGCAGTTCGGCTTGGGCGGGGGCAGCGACGCCGAAGGCGACGGTCGCGACAGCGGCGAGCGCGAGAAATCCGGCTTTGGCGGCAAAGACGACCATAGGCGCCTCCGAATGCAAGCTGAATTGCTGGAAGGAATTGGAGCGGCCCACTGTCGTTTCAAGCGGAAGCGCCGGCCTCACGGCGAAGTGATCGTCGGAAGCCGTTGTTGAACTACCGGTTCGGCGAGCCGACACGCGGCGTTGGCTCGCTCATGAAGGGACGCTCCCCTTTCCGCACCAGATAAACCTCGCGCTCCGGATTGGCTTCGATGACGAAGCCTGCGCTGCGCAGCATCGCCTCGACGCCGGCGCGGTTCGGGATGAACCAGTTGGTGGGATCATCGGCGAAGCGGTGTTCGACGAAAAACAGCTTGGGATAGTCCGGACGATCGAAAACATCCCATTCCGGAAAATCGTAGTTGGTTTCGACCGGCGAGACCGACCTCGATCCGCGCTGCATGCACTGGAACAGCATCTCGTCGCCGACCACGTGCTCGTAGAGGAGATCGAGCGCCAGAAGCGGATGGCGCAGGTGGTAAAGAACACCCATGAAGATCACCAGGTCGAACCTTTCGCCGAGCTGCGCTACGTCGTAGACGCTCATCAGCCGGAACTCGATCCGCATCCCTGCCTGCTCGGCGGCGAATTTCGCCTGCCGCAGATAGCGCGGATCGGAATCGATGCCGAGCACCCGACCGGCATTGCGGCGCTTCATTTCCTGTGAATAGAAACCGGCATTGCAGCCGATGTCGAGCACGCTGCGCCCGCCGAGGTCCTCCGGCACGACATGCTTGAACGCCTTCCATTTCACGGCGGGATAGTCTCCGAGGAAATGATCGGGAGACGTTTCGACGCCGGCGATCCGCATGTTGTGGAACCAGGG
Protein-coding sequences here:
- a CDS encoding PQQ-dependent sugar dehydrogenase translates to MVVFAAKAGFLALAAVATVAFGVAAPAQAELLARVPAAREMAVCGDTLFVGTKGSSVYAVPLSGGRARRVASGFSAPNGVACSRGRLFVASRDSITVFDIGRGGALSGRRDIRRDLPNSGAHSYRYIAVGPDARLYVSFGSPCNICSPRGLQGTIVSMNQDGSDLRRVAWGVRNSVGFDWRGGTMFFTDNGADRMGDDVPPDELNALRPGGFYGFPYFGGQIRLTGFEDATPPARQIAPVFNFQAHVAALGIHFFRSLGGDALVAQHGSWDRSVPVGYQVVRLRFRGGRPVSATTFLRDVGRPVDVKEAPDGSVLVSDDAGGAVYVFRR
- a CDS encoding TIGR04290 family methyltransferase yields the protein MVQQTKYRTTIEDEIAALGPWFHNMRIAGVETSPDHFLGDYPAVKWKAFKHVVPEDLGGRSVLDIGCNAGFYSQEMKRRNAGRVLGIDSDPRYLRQAKFAAEQAGMRIEFRLMSVYDVAQLGERFDLVIFMGVLYHLRHPLLALDLLYEHVVGDEMLFQCMQRGSRSVSPVETNYDFPEWDVFDRPDYPKLFFVEHRFADDPTNWFIPNRAGVEAMLRSAGFVIEANPEREVYLVRKGERPFMSEPTPRVGSPNR